A single genomic interval of Streptococcus oralis subsp. dentisani harbors:
- a CDS encoding YggS family pyridoxal phosphate-dependent enzyme, with translation MDLKKNTEFVFQQVAEASREANRDPASVSIIAVTKYVDVKTAEALLPLGVHHIGENRVDKFLEKYQALKEFPVTWHLIGTLQRRKVKEVIPFVDYFHALDSLKLAQEIQKRTDHVIKCFLQVNISGEESKHGFSKEELLELLPDLAQLDQIEYVGLMTMAPFEADSDELKQIFKKTQELQAEIREKQIPNMPMTELSMGMSRDYKEAIQFGSTFVRIGTAFFK, from the coding sequence ATGGATTTGAAAAAAAATACAGAGTTCGTTTTTCAGCAGGTCGCTGAAGCTAGCCGAGAAGCCAATCGTGATCCAGCTTCTGTTTCCATTATTGCAGTGACGAAATATGTGGACGTAAAAACAGCGGAAGCCCTGCTTCCCCTGGGTGTTCATCATATTGGTGAAAATCGTGTTGATAAATTTTTAGAAAAATATCAGGCGTTAAAAGAATTCCCTGTCACTTGGCATTTGATTGGAACGCTACAAAGACGGAAGGTCAAAGAAGTAATCCCTTTTGTGGATTACTTTCATGCTTTAGATTCCTTAAAATTGGCGCAGGAGATTCAAAAAAGAACAGATCATGTTATCAAGTGTTTCCTACAGGTCAATATTTCAGGAGAAGAAAGCAAGCACGGTTTTTCAAAAGAAGAATTACTAGAACTTTTGCCAGACTTGGCTCAGCTAGATCAGATTGAGTATGTTGGTTTGATGACCATGGCTCCTTTTGAGGCAGATTCTGATGAATTGAAACAAATTTTCAAGAAAACTCAGGAACTGCAAGCAGAAATTAGGGAAAAACAAATTCCTAATATGCCGATGACAGAGTTGAGCATGGGCATGAGTCGTGACTATAAGGAAGCGATTCAATTTGGTTCGACCTTTGTTCGAATTGGCACAGCATTTTTTAAATAG
- a CDS encoding FtsX-like permease family protein, translating into MKKAYRKDLIQSVTTSKGRFVSILTLMTLGSLALVGLKVASPNMERTAEDYLRKANTLDLAVIADYGLDKEDQDELKTLQGASVEFGYMADLTVENSEEAVRLYSKPESISTFQVTEGRLPEADEEIALADFWKDRYHIGETITFTKKEEKSVLKSQTFTITGFVQSGEILSKEDLGSASSGNGSLAGYGVILPSQFDSDVYSIARVRYDDLKNLDAFSSDYKTKRTQHQEELQELLADNGQKRLASIKTNGQKSLKNGKEQLQTAESNLENGKSQLEQTESHLKTQEEQATALPEPQKSQAKGQLTKAKEELATKKEKLAQTESDLTKEKEKLEQRQKELDELTEPKYHVYNRQTIPGGQGYLMYSNVSTSIRSIGNIFPVVLYMVAAMVTFTTMTRFVDEERTNAGIFKALGYRNQDIVAKFVLYGFLAGTVGTIIGTLLGHYFLAGVISDVYTARVVVGKSHEYFYWSYSLLALALSWVSSVLPAYLVARRELHDEVAQLLLPKPPVKGSKILLERLNFIWSRLSFTHKVTARNIFRYKQRMLMTIFGVAGSVALLFAGLGIQSSVGGVSERQFEQIQQYQMIVAEKSSATEQEKADLESALQAEPIHAYQKIYSKSIEKDFKGKAGLQTITMMVTSREDFKPFIVLEEKGQEVQVTDGAVLSQKLAQLADVTVGDKLELDGKEIKVAAISENYVGHFVYLNRATYEQVYGTSPQDNTYLVKLKEPTPSNTEKEAATFMEKAAVSGVVQNATAIHLFESVASSLNKTMAILVLVSVLLAIVILYNLTNINVAERIRELSTIKVLGFHNKEVTLYIYRETMVLSLVGISLGLVAGHYLHQFLIQMISPATILFYPRVSWEVYALPIVAVTVILALLGLFVNHHLRKVDMLEALKSVE; encoded by the coding sequence ATGAAAAAAGCATATCGGAAAGACCTAATTCAGTCAGTGACGACATCAAAGGGACGCTTTGTTTCTATCTTGACCTTGATGACGCTGGGTTCTCTAGCTCTAGTAGGTCTTAAAGTAGCCAGTCCAAACATGGAACGTACGGCAGAGGATTATCTCCGTAAAGCCAATACTTTGGATCTGGCCGTGATAGCTGATTATGGCTTGGACAAAGAAGACCAAGACGAACTAAAGACCCTTCAAGGAGCAAGTGTTGAGTTTGGCTATATGGCAGACCTAACCGTTGAAAATAGTGAAGAAGCGGTTCGACTTTATTCCAAACCAGAGAGCATTTCAACATTCCAAGTGACAGAAGGGCGACTGCCAGAAGCTGATGAGGAAATTGCCCTAGCCGACTTCTGGAAAGACCGCTATCATATTGGAGAAACCATTACCTTTACCAAGAAAGAAGAAAAGTCCGTTCTAAAATCCCAAACTTTCACAATTACTGGATTTGTTCAGTCGGGTGAAATCCTTTCTAAAGAAGATTTAGGAAGCGCTAGTAGTGGAAATGGAAGCTTGGCTGGCTATGGAGTGATTTTACCAAGTCAGTTTGATTCAGATGTTTATAGTATTGCGCGTGTGCGCTATGATGATTTAAAAAATCTGGATGCTTTTTCATCAGACTATAAGACCAAACGAACCCAACACCAGGAAGAGTTGCAAGAATTGCTGGCCGATAATGGTCAAAAAAGATTAGCAAGTATCAAAACAAATGGGCAAAAGAGTCTGAAAAATGGGAAAGAACAGCTCCAAACTGCTGAAAGCAACCTTGAAAATGGCAAGAGTCAGTTAGAGCAGACCGAAAGTCACTTGAAAACGCAAGAAGAACAAGCGACCGCTTTACCAGAACCACAAAAGAGTCAAGCCAAGGGACAGCTGACAAAAGCAAAGGAAGAACTGGCGACTAAAAAAGAAAAACTGGCTCAGACAGAGAGTGATTTAACTAAGGAAAAAGAGAAGCTAGAACAGCGTCAGAAAGAGCTTGATGAACTGACAGAGCCGAAATACCACGTATACAATCGCCAAACCATACCAGGTGGACAAGGCTACCTCATGTACAGCAATGTATCAACAAGTATCCGTTCTATCGGAAATATTTTCCCCGTGGTGCTATATATGGTCGCTGCAATGGTGACCTTTACAACGATGACTCGCTTTGTAGACGAAGAGCGCACAAACGCCGGTATTTTTAAGGCCCTAGGTTACCGGAATCAAGATATAGTTGCCAAGTTTGTTCTCTATGGTTTTCTTGCAGGAACTGTGGGAACCATTATAGGAACGCTACTAGGACATTATTTTTTAGCAGGTGTTATTTCGGATGTTTATACAGCTAGAGTGGTTGTTGGAAAAAGTCACGAGTATTTCTATTGGTCTTATAGTCTCCTTGCCCTAGCCTTGAGTTGGGTATCTAGTGTTTTGCCGGCTTATCTGGTGGCGCGAAGGGAACTACACGATGAAGTAGCCCAACTCTTGCTTCCCAAACCTCCCGTTAAGGGATCAAAGATTTTACTGGAACGTCTGAACTTTATTTGGAGTCGTTTGAGCTTCACTCATAAGGTTACTGCGCGAAATATTTTCCGTTATAAGCAACGGATGTTGATGACCATTTTTGGAGTTGCAGGTTCAGTTGCTCTCTTATTTGCAGGTCTGGGCATTCAGTCATCTGTGGGAGGAGTTTCCGAGCGCCAATTTGAACAAATCCAGCAATACCAGATGATTGTAGCGGAAAAGAGCAGTGCGACGGAGCAAGAAAAAGCAGATTTAGAAAGTGCCTTGCAAGCGGAGCCTATCCATGCTTATCAAAAGATTTACTCTAAATCCATTGAAAAAGATTTCAAAGGAAAAGCAGGGCTTCAAACCATCACCATGATGGTTACTAGTAGAGAAGACTTCAAGCCCTTTATCGTATTAGAGGAAAAGGGGCAAGAAGTGCAGGTTACCGATGGAGCGGTATTGAGTCAAAAACTAGCTCAACTAGCAGATGTTACGGTTGGAGACAAGCTGGAGCTTGATGGGAAGGAAATCAAGGTCGCGGCTATTTCTGAAAATTATGTTGGACACTTTGTTTATCTCAACAGAGCGACTTACGAACAAGTGTATGGCACTAGTCCACAAGACAATACCTATCTAGTAAAATTAAAAGAGCCAACACCTTCCAATACGGAGAAAGAAGCGGCTACCTTCATGGAAAAAGCTGCTGTTTCTGGGGTCGTCCAAAATGCAACGGCTATCCATCTCTTTGAATCCGTGGCTAGTTCGCTCAATAAAACCATGGCAATCCTTGTCCTTGTTTCCGTCTTGCTAGCCATTGTCATTCTTTACAATCTCACTAATATCAATGTGGCAGAACGTATCCGTGAACTTTCGACTATCAAGGTTCTCGGTTTCCATAATAAAGAAGTGACTCTCTATATCTACCGCGAGACCATGGTGCTATCCCTTGTGGGAATTTCTCTCGGTTTGGTAGCCGGCCACTATTTACATCAATTTTTGATTCAAATGATTTCACCTGCTACCATACTTTTTTATCCACGAGTCAGCTGGGAAGTCTATGCTCTTCCAATCGTCGCAGTGACTGTAATCTTAGCCTTATTGGGTCTCTTTGTCAATCACCACTTGAGAAAAGTGGATATGCTCGAAGCCCTGAAATCAGTAGAGTAA
- a CDS encoding DivIVA domain-containing protein — translation MPITSLEIKDKTFSTKFRGFDPEEVDEFLDIVVRDYEDLVRNNHEMERHIRSLEERLSYFDEMKDSLSQSVLIAQDTAERVKQAAQERSNNIIQQAEQDAQRLLEEAKYKANEILRQATDNAKKVAVETEELKNKSRVFHQRLKSTIESQLAIVESSDWEDILRPTATYLQTSDEAFKEVVGEVLGEAVPSQPEEEPIDVTRQFSPEEMAELQARIEAGNKELAEFEAQQANSQAESHVLDINTVVEEIQSHSVEPQHEDSEIVTEYFSVSPSATGTASSTTRHEAQQESVTIL, via the coding sequence ATGCCAATTACATCATTAGAAATTAAAGATAAAACCTTTTCTACGAAATTCAGAGGGTTTGATCCAGAAGAAGTAGATGAATTTCTTGATATTGTTGTTCGTGATTACGAGGACTTAGTTCGCAATAATCACGAAATGGAAAGACACATTAGAAGTTTAGAAGAGCGCTTATCTTACTTTGATGAGATGAAGGATTCGTTGAGCCAGTCTGTTTTGATTGCTCAAGATACGGCTGAACGTGTAAAGCAAGCTGCTCAAGAGCGCTCAAACAATATTATTCAACAGGCTGAGCAAGATGCCCAGCGCCTCCTTGAAGAGGCAAAATACAAGGCTAATGAAATCCTACGTCAGGCAACAGATAATGCTAAGAAAGTAGCTGTTGAGACAGAGGAATTGAAAAACAAAAGCCGTGTATTTCATCAACGTCTCAAATCTACGATTGAGAGCCAGTTGGCAATTGTCGAATCTTCAGATTGGGAAGATATTCTTCGTCCGACTGCGACTTATCTCCAAACAAGTGATGAAGCCTTCAAGGAAGTCGTAGGTGAGGTCTTGGGAGAAGCTGTTCCTTCGCAACCAGAAGAAGAGCCGATTGATGTGACTCGCCAATTTTCACCTGAAGAAATGGCTGAGTTACAAGCCCGCATCGAAGCAGGTAACAAAGAATTAGCTGAGTTTGAAGCTCAGCAGGCTAACAGTCAAGCGGAAAGTCATGTGTTAGACATCAATACGGTTGTAGAAGAGATACAGTCTCATTCAGTTGAACCACAACATGAGGATTCAGAAATCGTGACAGAGTATTTCTCAGTATCGCCATCAGCAACTGGAACTGCTTCTTCAACTACTAGACATGAAGCACAACAAGAATCCGTTACAATATTATAA
- the ileS gene encoding isoleucine--tRNA ligase, giving the protein MKLKDTLNLGKTEFPMRAGLPTKEPLWQKEWDEAKLYQRRQELNQGKPHFTLHDGPPYANGNIHVGHAMNKISKDIIVRSKSMSGFYAPYIPGWDTHGLPIEQVLAKQGVKRKEMDLVEYLKLCREYALSQVDKQREDFKRLGVSGDWENPYVTLTPDYEAAQIRVFGEMAKKGYIYRGAKPVYWSWSSESALAEAEIEYHDLLSTSLYYANRIKDGKGVLDTDTYIVVWTTTPFTITASRGLTVGADIDYVVVQPAGESRKFVVSSELLTSLSEKFGWADVQVLATYRGQELNHIVTAHPWDTAVDELVILGDHVTTDSGTGIVHTAPGFGEDDYNVGVANGLEVAVTVNERGIMMANAGSDFEGQFYDKVVPTVIEKLGNLLLAQEEISHSYPFDWRTKKPIIWRAVPQWFASVSKFRQEILDEIEKVKFHSEWGKVRLYNMIRDRGDWVISRQRAWGVPLPIFYAEDGTPIMTAETIEHVAQLFEEHGSIIWWERDSKDLLPEGFTHPGSPNGEFKKETDIMDVWFDSGSSWNGVVVNRPELTYPADLYLEGSDQYRGWFNSSLITSVANHGVAPYKQILSQGFALDGKGEKMSKSLGNTIAPSDVEKQFGAEILRLWVTSVDSSNDVRISMDILSQVSETYRKIRNTLRFLIANTSDFNPAQDAVAYDDLRSVDKYMTIRFNQLVKTIRDAYANFEFLIIYKALVNFINVDLSAFYLDFAKDVVYIEGSKSLERRQMQTVFYDILVKITKLLTPILPHTAEEIWSYLEFEAEEFVQLSELPEAQTFANQEEILDTWAAFMDFRGQAQKALEEARNAKVIGKSLEAHLTVYPNEVVKTLLEAVNSNVAQLLIVSDLTIAEGPAPEGAVSFEDVAFTVERAAGEVCDRCRRIDPTTADRSYHAVICDHCASIVEENFADAVAEGFEAK; this is encoded by the coding sequence ATGAAACTCAAAGATACCCTAAATCTTGGAAAAACTGAATTTCCAATGCGTGCTGGACTTCCTACTAAAGAACCACTATGGCAAAAAGAGTGGGACGAAGCGAAACTTTACCAACGTCGTCAAGAATTGAACCAAGGAAAACCGCATTTCACCTTGCATGATGGCCCTCCCTATGCCAACGGAAATATCCACGTTGGGCACGCCATGAACAAGATTTCTAAAGATATTATTGTTCGTTCTAAGTCTATGTCAGGATTTTACGCCCCTTACATCCCAGGTTGGGATACACATGGTCTGCCAATCGAGCAAGTTTTGGCAAAACAAGGTGTCAAACGCAAAGAAATGGACTTGGTTGAGTACTTGAAACTTTGCCGCGAGTACGCTCTTTCTCAAGTTGATAAACAACGTGAAGACTTTAAACGTTTGGGTGTTTCTGGTGACTGGGAAAATCCTTATGTGACTTTGACTCCAGACTATGAAGCGGCTCAAATCCGTGTCTTTGGTGAAATGGCTAAAAAAGGCTATATCTACCGTGGTGCCAAGCCAGTTTACTGGTCATGGTCATCTGAATCAGCTCTTGCAGAAGCAGAAATTGAATATCATGACTTGCTTTCAACTTCCCTTTACTATGCTAACCGTATCAAAGACGGAAAAGGTGTCCTAGATACTGATACTTACATCGTTGTTTGGACAACTACTCCATTTACCATTACAGCATCTCGTGGGTTGACTGTTGGTGCGGATATCGATTACGTAGTCGTACAACCAGCTGGTGAATCTCGTAAGTTTGTGGTTTCTTCAGAATTGTTGACTAGTTTGTCTGAAAAATTTGGCTGGGCTGATGTTCAGGTCTTGGCAACCTACCGTGGTCAAGAATTGAACCATATCGTAACAGCTCACCCTTGGGATACGGCTGTAGATGAGTTGGTGATTCTTGGTGACCACGTTACAACTGACTCTGGTACAGGTATCGTCCATACAGCCCCTGGTTTTGGTGAGGACGACTACAATGTCGGTGTTGCTAACGGTCTTGAAGTTGCTGTAACAGTTAACGAACGCGGTATTATGATGGCCAATGCTGGCTCTGACTTTGAAGGTCAATTCTATGACAAGGTTGTACCAACTGTTATCGAAAAACTTGGTAATCTTCTCCTTGCGCAAGAAGAAATCTCTCACTCCTATCCATTTGACTGGCGTACGAAAAAACCAATCATCTGGCGTGCAGTGCCACAATGGTTTGCCTCTGTATCTAAATTCCGCCAAGAAATCTTGGATGAAATTGAAAAAGTGAAGTTCCACTCAGAATGGGGGAAAGTGCGTCTTTACAACATGATTCGCGACCGTGGCGACTGGGTTATCTCTCGTCAACGTGCTTGGGGAGTTCCACTTCCTATCTTCTATGCTGAAGACGGAACGCCAATCATGACTGCTGAAACGATTGAGCACGTGGCTCAACTCTTTGAGGAACACGGATCTATCATCTGGTGGGAACGTGATTCAAAGGATCTCTTGCCAGAAGGATTTACGCATCCCGGTTCACCAAATGGCGAGTTCAAAAAAGAAACAGACATCATGGACGTTTGGTTTGACTCAGGTTCATCATGGAATGGAGTTGTGGTAAACCGTCCAGAGTTGACTTACCCAGCAGATCTTTACCTAGAAGGTTCTGACCAATACCGTGGTTGGTTCAACTCTTCTCTCATCACATCCGTTGCTAACCATGGCGTTGCTCCTTACAAACAAATCTTGTCACAAGGTTTTGCCCTTGATGGTAAGGGTGAAAAGATGTCTAAATCCCTTGGAAATACGATTGCTCCAAGCGATGTTGAAAAACAATTTGGTGCGGAAATTTTGCGTCTTTGGGTAACAAGTGTTGACTCAAGTAACGACGTGCGTATCTCTATGGATATCTTGAGCCAAGTCTCTGAAACTTACCGTAAGATCCGTAACACTCTTCGTTTCTTGATTGCTAATACATCTGACTTTAACCCAGCTCAAGACGCAGTAGCCTACGATGATCTTCGTTCAGTTGATAAGTATATGACCATCCGCTTTAACCAACTTGTGAAAACGATTCGTGATGCTTATGCCAACTTTGAATTCTTGATAATCTATAAGGCCTTGGTAAACTTTATCAACGTTGACTTGTCAGCCTTCTACCTTGACTTTGCTAAAGACGTTGTTTACATCGAAGGTTCCAAATCACTCGAACGTCGTCAAATGCAGACTGTCTTCTATGACATTCTTGTGAAAATCACTAAACTCTTGACACCAATTCTGCCTCACACTGCGGAAGAAATCTGGTCATATCTTGAGTTTGAAGCTGAAGAATTCGTTCAATTGTCAGAATTGCCAGAAGCTCAAACCTTTGCCAACCAAGAAGAAATCTTGGATACATGGGCAGCCTTCATGGACTTCCGTGGACAAGCTCAAAAAGCCTTGGAAGAAGCTCGTAATGCAAAAGTAATCGGTAAATCACTCGAAGCTCACTTAACGGTTTATCCTAATGAAGTTGTGAAAACTTTGCTTGAAGCAGTAAACAGCAATGTAGCTCAACTTTTGATCGTGTCAGACTTGACTATTGCAGAAGGACCAGCTCCAGAAGGCGCAGTTAGCTTTGAAGACGTAGCCTTCACAGTTGAACGCGCTGCAGGTGAAGTATGTGACCGTTGCCGTCGTATCGATCCAACTACTGCAGACCGTAGTTATCATGCAGTTATCTGTGACCACTGTGCAAGCATCGTAGAAGAAAACTTTGCGGACGCAGTCGCAGAAGGATTTGAAGCGAAATAA
- a CDS encoding ABC transporter ATP-binding protein: protein MAYIEMKHSYKRYQVGDTEIVANRDVNFEIEKGELVIILGASGAGKSTVLNLLGGMDTNDEGEIWIDGANIANYSSHQRTNYRREDVGFVFQFYNLVSNLTAKENVELASEIVADALDPEQVLKDVGLAHRLNNFPAQLSGGEQQRVSIARAVAKNPKILLCDEPTGALDYQTGKQVLKILQDMSRQKGATVIIVTHNGALAPIADRVIHMRDATVKSMTINEHPQDIDTLEY from the coding sequence ATGGCTTATATTGAAATGAAACACAGCTACAAGCGTTACCAGGTTGGGGATACGGAGATTGTGGCTAATCGTGATGTGAATTTTGAAATTGAAAAAGGGGAGCTGGTTATCATACTTGGCGCTTCAGGTGCTGGAAAATCAACCGTTCTCAATCTCCTAGGAGGTATGGATACCAATGATGAGGGGGAGATTTGGATTGATGGTGCCAATATTGCCAACTATAGTTCTCACCAACGAACAAACTATCGTCGTGAAGATGTGGGATTTGTTTTTCAGTTTTACAATCTGGTCTCCAATCTGACAGCCAAGGAAAACGTAGAGTTGGCCTCAGAAATTGTAGCTGATGCCCTAGATCCAGAGCAAGTGCTCAAAGACGTAGGTCTGGCTCATCGCCTGAATAACTTTCCAGCCCAGCTTTCTGGAGGGGAGCAACAGCGAGTCTCCATTGCACGCGCTGTAGCCAAAAATCCTAAAATTCTCCTCTGCGATGAACCGACAGGTGCCTTGGATTACCAGACGGGGAAGCAAGTCTTGAAGATTCTCCAAGACATGTCTCGTCAAAAGGGGGCGACAGTGATTATCGTGACCCACAATGGCGCGCTAGCCCCTATTGCAGATCGGGTGATTCACATGCGCGATGCAACGGTTAAGAGCATGACGATCAATGAGCATCCGCAGGATATCGATACATTGGAGTATTAG
- a CDS encoding cell division protein SepF produces MSLKDRFDKFIDYFTEDGEETTATYQPQDEQMIASSSSASKELPAQFQSTTSKDANITRLHARQQELAMQSHRTDEKVTIDVRYPRKYEDATEIVGLLAGNESILIDFQYMTEVQARRCLDYLDGARHVLAGNLKKVASTMYLLTPVNVVVNIEDIKLPDDSQSAEFGFDIKRSRAK; encoded by the coding sequence ATGTCTTTAAAAGATAGATTTGATAAATTTATAGATTATTTTACAGAAGATGGGGAAGAAACAACTGCGACTTATCAACCTCAGGATGAGCAGATGATTGCTTCATCGAGTTCAGCTTCTAAAGAACTGCCAGCGCAGTTTCAATCAACCACTTCAAAAGATGCCAACATCACTCGCCTACATGCTCGCCAACAAGAATTGGCTATGCAAAGCCATCGTACAGATGAAAAAGTGACGATTGATGTTCGTTATCCTAGAAAATATGAGGATGCAACAGAGATTGTGGGTTTATTGGCTGGAAATGAAAGTATCTTGATTGACTTCCAGTACATGACAGAGGTTCAGGCTCGTCGTTGTCTAGACTATCTGGACGGTGCCCGTCATGTTTTGGCAGGTAATCTGAAAAAAGTTGCGAGTACAATGTATTTGTTGACACCAGTCAATGTGGTTGTGAATATTGAAGATATCAAGTTGCCTGATGATTCTCAAAGTGCAGAATTTGGTTTTGATATTAAACGAAGTAGAGCGAAATAA
- a CDS encoding phosphoglycerate mutase, whose translation MVKLVFARHGESEWNKANLFTGWADVDLSEKGTQQAIDAGKLIKEAGIEFDQAYTSVLKRAIKTTNLALEAADQLWVPVEKSWRLNERHYGGLTGKNKAEAAEQFGDEQVHIWRRSYDVLPPNMDRDDEHSAHTDRRYASLDDSVIPDAENLKVTLERALPFWEDKIAPALKDGKNVFVGAHGNSIRALVKHIKRLSDDEIMDVEIPNFPPLVFEFDEKLNVVSEYYLGK comes from the coding sequence ATGGTAAAATTGGTTTTTGCTCGCCACGGTGAGTCTGAATGGAACAAAGCTAACCTTTTCACTGGTTGGGCTGATGTTGATTTGTCTGAAAAAGGAACACAACAAGCGATTGACGCTGGTAAATTGATCAAAGAAGCTGGTATCGAATTTGACCAAGCTTACACTTCAGTATTGAAACGTGCGATCAAAACAACAAACTTGGCTCTTGAAGCTGCTGACCAATTGTGGGTTCCAGTTGAAAAATCATGGCGCTTGAACGAACGTCACTACGGTGGTTTGACTGGTAAAAACAAGGCTGAAGCTGCTGAACAATTTGGTGATGAGCAAGTTCACATCTGGCGTCGTTCATACGATGTATTGCCTCCAAACATGGACCGTGATGATGAGCACTCAGCTCACACTGACCGTCGTTACGCTTCACTTGACGACTCAGTTATCCCAGATGCTGAAAACTTGAAAGTAACTTTGGAACGTGCCCTTCCATTCTGGGAAGACAAAATCGCTCCAGCACTTAAAGATGGTAAAAACGTATTCGTAGGAGCTCACGGTAACTCAATTCGTGCCCTTGTAAAACACATCAAACGCTTGTCAGACGACGAAATCATGGACGTGGAAATCCCTAACTTCCCACCATTGGTATTCGAATTCGACGAAAAATTGAACGTAGTTTCTGAATACTACCTTGGAAAATAA
- a CDS encoding RNA-binding protein, with protein sequence MMTNKAIYQHFSLDDAPFIDKGLEWIKRAEDTYTPVLTAFVNPHQEHILRVLAGTYGLGCVSSGEYIHTEFVRVLLYPDYFSPTLSDFEMALLEIRYPSRFEQLTHAKILGTIINQLGIDRKLFGDILVDEKRAQIFVNRDFIPLFQDGIQKIARLPVSLEECPFTDKIISEINYQEQEILISSFRLDALLSSALKLSRKQAGQLIEKKSVQVNYHPIEKLDYLVAVGDLISVRKFGRLKIVKENGQTKRDKIKLTIQLLLSK encoded by the coding sequence ATGATGACAAATAAAGCGATTTACCAGCACTTTTCCCTTGATGATGCTCCCTTTATTGATAAGGGATTAGAGTGGATCAAGCGGGCGGAAGATACTTATACTCCTGTCCTCACTGCTTTTGTCAATCCGCATCAGGAACATATACTGAGGGTTTTGGCTGGGACCTATGGACTGGGCTGTGTGAGTAGCGGAGAATATATCCATACGGAATTTGTCCGTGTCCTTCTGTATCCGGACTATTTCAGTCCGACACTGTCAGATTTTGAAATGGCATTGTTAGAGATCCGTTATCCAAGTAGATTTGAACAGCTAACACATGCAAAGATTTTGGGGACAATCATCAATCAACTAGGAATTGATCGTAAGCTCTTTGGTGATATCTTGGTAGATGAAAAGAGAGCACAGATTTTTGTCAATCGTGATTTTATCCCTCTGTTTCAGGATGGGATACAAAAGATTGCTAGGCTACCTGTGTCGCTGGAGGAATGTCCTTTCACCGATAAAATCATATCTGAGATCAATTATCAAGAACAAGAGATTTTGATTTCCAGTTTTCGTTTGGATGCCCTCTTATCAAGTGCCTTGAAATTATCCAGAAAGCAGGCTGGTCAACTGATAGAGAAAAAATCTGTTCAGGTAAACTACCACCCCATTGAAAAATTAGATTATCTAGTAGCTGTAGGGGATTTGATTAGTGTGAGAAAGTTTGGTCGTCTGAAGATTGTCAAAGAAAATGGGCAAACTAAAAGGGATAAGATAAAACTGACTATCCAATTATTATTAAGTAAGTGA
- a CDS encoding YggT family protein: MIFLIRLIQNAVNIYSLLLLIYALLSWFPNSYGSSLERLLEKLIRPIVDPLRRLPLQFGGLDLSIWLAILIVRFLGDSLIRFLLIL; the protein is encoded by the coding sequence ATGATTTTTCTGATTCGTCTAATCCAAAATGCAGTGAATATTTATTCCCTGCTTTTGTTAATCTATGCACTCCTCTCTTGGTTTCCAAATTCTTACGGTAGTTCACTAGAACGTTTACTGGAAAAGCTGATTAGACCGATTGTTGATCCACTTCGCCGTTTACCTTTACAATTTGGAGGTTTGGATTTATCCATTTGGCTGGCAATCTTAATCGTCCGTTTTTTGGGTGACAGCTTGATTCGTTTCTTGTTGATACTATGA
- the rpsO gene encoding 30S ribosomal protein S15: MAISKEKKNEIIAQYARHEGDTGSVEVQVAVLTWEINHLNEHIKQHKKDHATYRGLMKKIGRRRNLLAYLRKNDVNRYRELINSLGLRR; encoded by the coding sequence ATGGCAATCTCAAAAGAGAAAAAAAATGAAATCATCGCACAATATGCACGTCACGAAGGTGATACAGGTTCAGTAGAGGTTCAAGTTGCTGTCCTTACTTGGGAAATCAACCACCTTAACGAACACATCAAACAACACAAAAAAGACCACGCTACTTACCGTGGATTGATGAAGAAAATCGGTCGCCGTCGTAACTTGCTTGCATACTTGCGTAAAAACGACGTTAACCGTTACCGTGAGTTAATCAACTCTCTAGGACTTCGTCGTTAA